From a single Phalacrocorax carbo chromosome 10, bPhaCar2.1, whole genome shotgun sequence genomic region:
- the TMEM130 gene encoding transmembrane protein 130 — protein sequence MPTAPAAPSMLRVTCVLLLLGRAAPAAEEYGLEITNNGPITTGAQATIRASLSMNNNSVASNFYHFNWIYAPLILIEKSEQRFNSVINVTGEFPGTFPVSVWVTHRNCWLCRPVARNVTMLQITEFITGNLTIAQIEDSRFITRGSSSSMGAMTRISFWLHDPSHYFKSASFVYNWDFGDGVYQVTKEPFVYYNGSTMGNRTVHLKVIAEWEQIGSIVHEREMVQKTGDFTTALELLDAVKSINIVGSRETHVMENLSLSLHINGTPPLALCWLIKSECVPLEGEKCHLVVINGSCYNLSHTFSDAGQYCLSIRVENGMTMLQTYHEIKVWPTGIHPAFFVLLCIALVSAMLGLVLYTTFRSNTQQKDLVEVADFDFSPLSDENLSSHSESGCGQICCRSCFLRSSQEAARESHELLHSFYKPLKTYTV from the exons ATGCCCacggcccccgccgcccccagcaTGCTGCGGGTGACCTgcgtgctgctgctgctcggccgcgccgccccggcggCAG AGGAGTATGGTCTGGAAATAACCAACAATGGCCCCATCACAACAGGAGCTCAAGCTACCATTCGCGCCAGCCTAAGTATGAACAACAACAGTGTCGCATCAAACTTCTATCACTTTAACTGGATTTATGCTCCTCTGATTCTGATAGAGAAATCTGAGCAGCGATTTAACTCCGTAATTAATGTGACTGGTGAATTTCCTGGGACTTTTCCTGTATCTGTCTGGGTGACTCATAGAAACTGTTGGTTATGTCGGCCGGTTGCTAGAAACGTCACCATGCTTCAGATTACAG AATTTATAACAGGGAATCTTACCATCGCCCAGATAGAAGACAGTAGATTTATTACGCGTGGTTCTAGTTCTTCCATGGGTGCCATGACCCGGATTTCTTTCTGGCTTCATGACCCAAGTCATTACTTCAAGTCAGCATCATTTGTCTACAACTGGGATTTTGGAGATGG AGTTTATCAGGTTACTAAGGAACCCTTTGTCTACTATAACGGCTCTACCATGGGGAACCGCACAGTGCATCTGAAAGTCATAGCTGAATGGGAGCAAATTGGAAGCATCGTACATGAAAGAGAAATGGTGCAGAAAACTGGTGATTTTACCACTGCTCTGGAGCTGTTAg ATGCTGTTAAAAGTATTAACATAGTGGGCTCCAGAGAGACTCACGTAATGGAAAACTTGAGTTTATCTCTTCATATCAATGGCAC CCCGCCACTGGCATTATGCTGGCTTATAAAGTCCGAGTGTGTTCCACTTGAAGGTGAAAAATGCCATCTGGTGGTGATTAATGGCTCCTGCTACAATCTCAGCCACACCTTCAGTGACGCTGGACAGTATTGTCTCAGCATCAGAGTGGAGAATGGCATGACGATGCTGCAGACATACCATGAAATAAAAGTGTGGCCAACAG GGATCCACCCGGCTTTCTTTGTCCTGCTCTGCATCGCTTTGGTTTCAGCAATGCTAGGACTGGTGCTGTATACGACCTTTCGAAGTAATACACAACAAAAAGATCTCGTGGAG GTAGCTGACTTTGACTTTTCTCCACTGTCTGATGAAAACCTGTCTTCCCattcagagtcaggctgtggccAAATATGTTGCAGATCATGTTTTCTTCGGTCATCTCAAGAAGCTGCCAGGGAGAGTCATGAACTTCTACATTCTTTCTACAAGCCACTCAAAACATACACAGTGTGA
- the LOC135315225 gene encoding basic proline-rich protein-like, whose protein sequence is MPILLHSPLQTGRPSRPPPPPRQLRLPSHPTHPQGPASPLPSPPQGWPPPGRSPLPEHHHADPIPAEATTLRTQGPVSSAARLPPVPRPPPPPGLSPRPPSAALAGLRPLPPPRRAPVPPHRLGYAAPGRASRRSASGRAQACAPPRRYRRRRSSPRGSPGLASLGPPAPSFVAPRGRRQRMGATEAPEPSSGRLLTLPASRASPRAEAGARARGTARSSHRAPARGSRRARPPPAPPRPAPPPEARPAAPSRPSAPGSPLTRGPRHRSQRARSYCGQEPPLPVPPPGRGTGSKAGRGGLSGAKTNKQKNAARSKKGLRKSA, encoded by the exons ATGCCGA TTCTCCTACACAGCCCGCTTCAGACGGGCCGCCCCTCacggcccccgccgcccccccggcaGCTGCGGCTGCCCTCACACCCCACCCACCCGCAGGGCCCCGCGTCCCCCCTACCTTCCCCGCCGCAGGGCTGGCCGCCGCCGGGTCGCTCCCCGCTGCCAGAGCACCATCACGCCGACCCCATCCCCGCCGAGGCGACCACCCTGCGAACACAGGGGCCCGTCAGCAGCGCAGCAAGACTTCCCCCCGTCCCTCGGCCCCCACCACCTCCCGGCCTCAGCCCCAGGCCTCCGAGCGCCGCGCTGGCGGGGCtccggccccttcctcctccccgccgCGCACCGGTTCCGCCCCACAGGCTAGGCTacgccgcgccgggccgggcctccCGCCGCTCCGCTTCAGGCCGCGCCCAGGCCTGCGCCCCACCGAGGCGCTACCGCCGCCGGCGCTCCTCGCCCCGCGGCTCACCGGGCTTGGCCAGCCTTGGCCCCCCCGCTCCCTCCTTTGTTGCTCCCCGAGGCCGGCGGCAGCGCATGGGCGCAACGGAAGCGCCCGAGCCCAGTTCCGGCCGCCTCCTCACGCTACCCGCCTCCCGCGCATCTCCCCGGGCGGAGGCGGGCGCTCGGGCCCGCGGCACCGCCCGCTCCTCTCACCGCGCGCCGGCCAGGGGGAGCCGCcgcgcccggccgccccccgcgccgccccgccccgccccgccgcctgaGGCGAGGCcggccgccccgtcccgcccctcAGCCCCGGGGTCTCCGCTCACGCGGGGGCCGCGGCACCGCTCACAGCGGGCGAGGAGTTACTGTGGACAGGAGCCGCCGCTGCCGGTCCCGCCGCCGGGCCGAGGGACCGGGAGCAAAGCCGGTAGAGGCGGGCTGAGCGgtgcaaaaacaaacaaacaaaaaaatgcagccaGGAGTAAGAAGGGGCTTCGAAAAAGtgcttga